A single Candidatus Aquicultor sp. DNA region contains:
- a CDS encoding HD domain-containing phosphohydrolase, translated as MYKKLAVFVGLIIVFVVLTSLIGIRMFSDADTVEGQQARALGVLKNIERIDSQITEVETGGYAVLLARGSNEKTFWGTFDELKLLIDNQASAIHSGDCKTCHKAFISLKPELGLLQKNLAQLDKARLSDDSSAHRYQRAVNQNMQNLKRISAKIDTLTKDELRRARAEIKASSAQQPGAKAHVPRRLARDLELKQRATSLIITVHELDLAIKNDSAGKAQASYNRLSELAKSKPVEPPLKGNCYSCHHEIAQLPEITKKIKNTMNKLVVAKRESRFDAQALHRFKTSFTKPERSMAKILDLARADAARSMQQDKQVRTRLKAFMFALALCVILFSLAGAALVTTWVRKRVAVFSKAIDAISNGDYTYIVDMTARDEVADLAHAFNLMVGKIRSTQDELTHVNNKLRELHLNTVKALVEAIEAKDPYTRGHSENVAKYTLLIGQELGLSVDELDELHVAALLHDIGKIGVREEILNKTGPLTDSEYDHIKIHPALSAQIVGRIPNLARAASIIRHHHEHFNGTGYSDGLAGEDIPIGSRILAVADAFDAMTSDRPYRAGCSFETALSEMKACSGEQFDPLLVEALLRAMNHHDSKEDADVRSA; from the coding sequence ATGTACAAAAAATTGGCGGTTTTTGTCGGTCTCATCATCGTATTCGTTGTCCTAACAAGCCTTATCGGCATTCGGATGTTTAGCGATGCGGATACGGTTGAAGGGCAACAAGCAAGGGCTCTTGGCGTACTAAAAAATATCGAGCGTATCGACAGTCAAATAACTGAGGTCGAAACAGGAGGGTATGCGGTACTTCTTGCACGCGGTAGTAACGAGAAAACGTTCTGGGGAACCTTCGATGAGCTAAAACTTCTCATTGACAACCAGGCTTCAGCGATACATAGCGGCGACTGCAAGACATGCCATAAAGCATTCATTTCACTTAAGCCGGAGCTTGGTTTGCTGCAGAAGAACCTGGCGCAGCTTGATAAAGCTCGACTCTCCGACGATTCATCCGCTCACCGCTATCAACGCGCTGTCAACCAAAATATGCAGAACCTCAAGCGTATCTCCGCCAAGATCGATACGCTTACCAAGGATGAGTTACGCAGGGCGCGCGCTGAGATTAAAGCATCATCAGCGCAGCAACCGGGCGCTAAGGCGCATGTACCTAGGCGGCTGGCGAGAGATCTAGAGCTCAAGCAACGTGCGACATCATTGATTATAACGGTGCACGAACTAGATCTGGCTATTAAGAATGATTCAGCCGGAAAAGCGCAGGCTTCATATAATCGATTAAGCGAACTGGCTAAATCAAAACCGGTTGAGCCCCCGCTTAAAGGCAACTGCTATTCATGTCATCATGAAATCGCACAACTTCCAGAAATCACTAAGAAGATTAAAAATACAATGAATAAACTTGTAGTAGCAAAAAGGGAATCCCGGTTCGATGCCCAGGCGCTACATAGGTTTAAAACATCGTTTACTAAACCGGAACGATCCATGGCAAAGATATTGGACCTTGCACGTGCGGATGCCGCACGATCGATGCAACAGGACAAGCAAGTCAGGACTCGTCTGAAAGCATTCATGTTTGCACTCGCATTGTGCGTAATATTGTTCTCACTGGCAGGAGCGGCTCTCGTCACTACGTGGGTGCGTAAGCGCGTCGCCGTCTTTTCAAAAGCTATCGATGCGATCTCCAACGGTGACTACACATATATAGTAGACATGACCGCCAGAGATGAGGTCGCAGATTTAGCACATGCATTTAACTTGATGGTTGGCAAAATTCGTTCGACGCAAGATGAGCTCACACATGTCAATAACAAGTTGCGCGAACTGCATCTTAATACCGTTAAAGCGCTGGTCGAGGCGATAGAAGCGAAGGACCCGTACACGCGAGGACATTCAGAGAATGTTGCTAAGTACACCTTGCTTATCGGGCAGGAGCTAGGTCTTTCAGTCGATGAGCTGGATGAATTGCATGTCGCGGCGCTCCTGCACGATATCGGCAAAATCGGTGTCCGGGAAGAGATTCTCAATAAAACCGGTCCTCTGACTGATAGTGAATATGACCATATAAAGATTCACCCGGCACTTTCCGCCCAGATTGTCGGAAGAATCCCAAACCTAGCGCGCGCTGCGTCGATTATCCGTCACCATCACGAGCATTTTAACGGGACAGGGTATAGCGATGGCTTAGCGGGTGAAGACATACCGATCGGTTCACGCATTCTTGCTGTTGCCGATGCGTTCGACGCGATGACCAGCGACCGGCCCTACAGGGCAGGTTGCAGTTTCGAAACAGCGCTTTCCGAGATGAAAGCATGTTCAGGAGAACAATTCGACCCCCTGCTTGTGGAGGCTCTTTTGCGAGCGATGAATCACCACGACAGTAAAGAGGATGCCGATGTAAGATCGGCTTAG